A genomic stretch from Primulina huaijiensis isolate GDHJ02 chromosome 14, ASM1229523v2, whole genome shotgun sequence includes:
- the LOC140957375 gene encoding citrate synthase, mitochondrial, whose amino-acid sequence MVFYKSISLLSRLRSRAIQQPGFSTSVRWLQVQTSSDVDLHSQLKELIPEQQERLKKLKSEHGKVHLGNITVDMVLGGMRGMTGLLWETSLLDPEEGIRFRGLSIPECQKLLPAVKPGGEPLPEGLLWLLLTGKVPTKEQVNSLSKDLRSRATVPDHVYKTIDALPVTSHPMTQFTTGVMALQVQSEFQKAYEKGIHKSKYWEPTYEDSLSLIAQVPIVASYVYRRMYKNGEVIPMDDSLDYGGNFAHMLGFEDPSMLELMRLYVTIHSDHEGGNVSAHTGHLVASALSDPYLSFAAALNGLAGPLHGLANQEVLLWIKLVVDECGENVSKENLKDYVWKTLNSGKVVPGFGHGVLRKTDPRYTCQREFALKHLPDDPLFKLVSHLYEVVPPILLELGKVKNPWPNVDAHSGVLLNHYGLTEARYYTVLFGVSRAIGICAQLIWDRALGLPLERPKSVTMEWIESYCKKAASA is encoded by the exons GGCTTCAAGTCCAAACCTCCTCCGATGTT GACCTCCATTCTCAGCTGAAGGAGTTGATTCCAGAACAGCAG GAACGCCTAAAAAAACTTAAGTCTGAACATGGAAAGGTTCATCTGGGAAACATCACAGTTGATATG GTACTTGGTGGGATGAGGGGAATGACCGGATTATTGTGGGAAACCTCGTTGCTTGACCCAGAAGAG GGAATTCGTTTTCGGggtttgtctattcctgaatgtcAAAAGTTGTTACCTGCTGTAAAGCCTGGTGGAGAACCATTGCCTGAGGGTCTCCTCTGGCTACTTTTAACAGGGAAG GTTCCAACAAAAGAACAAGTGAATTCGTTGTCAAAGGATCTGAGAAGTCGTGCTACAGTCCCAG ATCATGTGTACAAAACAATTGATGCCTTACCCGTTACTTCTCATCCGATGACTCAGTTCACAACTGGTGTCATGGCTCTTCAG GTTCAAAGTGAATTTCAGAAGGCATATGAGAAAGGGATCCACAAATCTAA GTATTGGGAACCAACATATGAAGACTCCCTTAGTTTGATTGCTCAAGTTCCCATTGTAGCTTCATATGTCTACCGCAG GATGTATAAGAATGGTGAAGTTATACCAATGGATGACTCCCTTGACTATGGTGGAAATTTCGCCCACATGTTGGGCTTTGAGGATCCGTCCATGCTAGAGCTTATGAGGCTTTATGTCACCATTCATAG TGATCACGAAGGTGGTAATGTTAGTGCCCATACCGGTCATCTA GTTGCGAGTGCCCTCTCGGATCCATATCTGTCATTTGCTGCTGCATTAAATGGTCTAGCTGGTCCACTTCATGGCTTGGCTAATCAG GAGGTCTTACTGTGGATTAAATTAGTGGTAGACGAGTGTGGGGAGAATGTTAGCAAGGAAAATTTGAAAGACTATGTATGGAAAACTTTGAACAGTGGCAAG GTTGTTCCTGGGTTTGGCCACGGAGTTCTGCGCAAGACAGATCCAAGATACACATGCCAGAGAGAATTTGCCCTGAAGCACTTGCCTGATGATCCACTATTTAAACTG GTTTCACATCTTTATGAAGTAGTGCCCCCTATATTGTTGGAGCTAGGCAAG GTTAAAAATCCTTGGCCCAATGTAGACGCCCACAGTGGAGTGTTGCTTAATCATTATGGCCTAACGGAAGCAAG ATATTACACTGTTCTCTTTGGTGTGTCAAGAGCTATTGGCATTTGTGCTCAG CTTATATGGGATCGAGCCCTGGGATTGCCCCTCGAGAGGCCGAAGAGTGTGACAATGGAATGGATTGAAAGTTACTGCAAGAAAGCGGCTTCTGCTTGA
- the LOC140957886 gene encoding uncharacterized protein, whose translation MTENGRTTPPEVAADTQLFGLLSNLLQQVESLTNQEEVELRAKIESLGLEIRKVPPKSAQHLNEMEIAEELDKLSAKLDDVDEMISSAMASDPQVKNLLSSTADVWIPVITATSDERRNFTSMAGEENSSEDQGKGSA comes from the exons ATGACGGAAAACGGTAGAACAACGCCGCCGGAGGTCGCCGCCGACACCCAGCTGTTTGGGTTGCTCTCCAATCTTCTTCAGCAG GTAGAATCATTAACCAATCAAGAAGAAGTCGAGCTGCGTGCCAAGATCGAATCCCTGGGATTGGAGATAAGGAAAGTTCCTCCCAAATCAGCTCAACATCTTAATGAG ATGGAGATAGCAGAGGAGTTGGACAAATTATCAGCGAAACTAGACGATGTGGATGAGATGATATCCTCAGCAATGGCTTCAGACCCACAAGTTAAGAATCTCTTAAGCAGCACAGCCGATGTTTGGATTCCGGTTATTACTGCAACATCTGATGAAAGGCGTAATTTTACTTCCATGGCCGGAGAGGAAAACAGTAGCGAAGACCAAGGGAAAGGTTCTGCCTAG
- the LOC140957417 gene encoding homeobox-leucine zipper protein HAT4-like — protein sequence MELGLRLGDASEPMKFLNENSTQEARRFTKIKKSSGLNLGMDLSLNQEMEKTRETDEENVEKEDDDHTSSGVGTGSDGDQGETSLQLNLLPFSPVPRQISSHIDQSLPWSSDNGSSENDSSRNKGPPAARRLDVNRLPASAEEASTANSEGSLFQMDFGNKREFEATGNERESFRASDDDDGNTRKKLRLSKQQSVFLEQSFKEHSTLNPKQKLALANQLNLRPRQVEVWFQNRRARTKLKQNEVDCEYLKRCCETLREENTRLHKELQDLRALKTPNSSPFYMATTLTMCPSCERRRLASAPENGNPTNIDSTHTPNPTPFPLSTPRFYHWRN from the exons ATGGAATTAGGCTTGCGCTTAGGAGATGCATCAGAACCCATGAAGTTCTTGAACGAAAACAGCACTCAAGAGGCGAGGAGATTCaccaaaatcaagaaaagtAGTGGATTGAACCTGGGAATGGATTTGAGCCTCAATCAAGAAATGGAGAAAACTCGAGAAACTGATGAAGAAAATGTTGAAAAAGAAGATGACGATCATACATCATCAGGAGTTGGTACTGGTAGTGATGGTGATCAAGGGGAAACATCGCTTCAGCTTAatcttctcccattttctccAGTTCCTCGCCAGATTTCATCGCATATTGATCAATCCTTGCCTTGGTCTTCTGATAATG GGAGTTCCGAAAATGATTCGTCGAGGAATAAAGGGCCACCGGCGGCGAGGCGGTTGGACGTGAACAGACTACCGGCGTCCGCGGAGGAAGCCTCGACGGCGAACAGCGAGGGGTCACTGTTCCAGATGGATTTTGGTAACAAGAGAGAATTTGAAGCCACGGGAAACGAGAGAGAATCGTTTAGAGCAAGTGATGACGATGATGGCAACACAAGAAAAAAACTGAGACTTTCCAAGCAACAGTCTGTTTTCCTCGAACAAAGCTTTAAAGAACACTCCACTCTCAATCCT AAGCAAAAGCTTGCTCTAGCAAATCAGCTTAATCTGAGGCCTCGACAGGTAGAAGTCTGGTTTCAGAACAGAAGAGCGAG GACCAAGTTGAAGCAAAACGAGGTGGATTGCGAGTACTTGAAGAGATGCTGTGAGACTCTGCGTGAAGAGAACACAAGGCTCCACAAAGAGTTGCAAGATTTGAGAGCTCTCAAGACTCCTAATTCTAGCCCTTTTTACATGGCCACCACCCTCACCATGTGCCCGTCTTGCGAACGCCGACGACTCGCCTCCGCGCCGGAGAATGGCAATCCCACTAACATAGATTCCACCCACACCCCAAACCCTACTCCATTTCCTTTGTCTACACCAAGATTTTACCATTGGAGGAATTAA
- the LOC140956837 gene encoding uncharacterized protein isoform X2 yields the protein MRGLPFLKKPKIEIVKTEDEEEENGDGTMEERIWKEQEIALVALIEHRNKEVEQLRERVAYYKSQLDEALMRLMDTQTELSRHRGQEISMASETFKNCIKKLFGEDSIKSSGDDHSIEGRSASFLCKNGDSSRGKCHSKPQLVIPSVNPRMSHSLTMKNSGNKVSGNSAAFPTASIATPINSNGKQNGGKARKTSMQQENMESQPNGTKRKHEQKEDKDLIPLIGSMVSSQRFHCQAILLSSQHKRRLRSLELCPTNDNLFVTSALDGVVNLWQIQEKGAVADLVSTSECQSNKQRRWPEDISWHPQGNRLFSVYTADGGDSQISILKLNEGNKRTRVSFLEDKPHVKGVINSINFMQWDKTCFVTGGSDHDVVLWTEHEKEDSWKPNSLHRSIHTSAVMGAAGLRDKNVVMSAGADKRIIGFDTTSGTVVYKHQTESKCMSVLTNPCDFNLFMVQTGTPGQQLKLFDFRTKTLEIHSFGWSQESSESQSALINQAWSPDGVYITSGSADPVIHIFDIRYNAQKPLQSLHAHHKRVLKAVWHNTLPLLVSIASDLNIGLHTLIK from the exons ATGAGAGGGCTGCCGTTTCTGAAGAAGCCCAAGATCGAAATTGTGAAAacagaagatgaagaagaagaaaatgggGATGGAACAATGGAGGAACGGATTTGGAAAGAACAAGAAATAGCACTAGTAGCCCTTATTGAACACCGTAACAAAGAAGTCGAGCAGCTTCGTGAGCGCGTTGCTTATTACAAGTCCCAG CTTGATGAAGCATTAATGAGGTTGATGGATACACAAACTGAATTGTCTCGTCATCGTGGCCAGGAAATTTCAATGGCCTcagaaacttttaaaaattgtaTTAAAAAG CTGTTTGGTGAGGATTCAATTAAGTCATCCGGAGATGATCATAGCATTGAAGGAAGATCGGCTagttttttatgtaaaaatggGGATTCTTCTCGAGGAAAATGTCACTCTAAACCACAGCTTGTGATTCCTTCTGTGAATCCAAGAATGTCGCATTCATTGACCATGAAAAATTCTGGAAATAAAGTTAGTGGAAATTCTGCTGCATTTCCTACTGCATCGATAGCCACTCCAATTAATAGCAATGGAAAGCAAAATGGAGGCAAAGCTCGTAAAACATCTATGCAGCAAGAAAACATGGAATCTCAACCTAATGGAACAAAAAGGAAGCATG AGCAAAAAGAAGATAAAGACTTGATTCCGTTGATAGGAAGCATGGTTTCATCACAAAGATTCCACTGCCAGGCCATTCTTTTATCCAGTCAACACAAAAGAAGGCTGAGAAGCCTTGAGCTTTGTCCGACAAATGATAATTTATTTGTGACCAG CGCATTGGATGGAGTGGTTAATCTGTGGCAAATCCAGGAGAAAGG TGCTGTTGCCGATCTTGTAAGTACTTCTGAATGTCAATCAAACAAGCAGAGGAGATGGCCAGAAGATATATCTTGGCATCCCCAGGGAAATAGACTTTTTTCGGTTTATACTGCAGACGGTGGAGATTCTCAGATATCAATTCTGAAactaaatgaaggaaacaag AGGACACGTGTAAGCTTTCTTGAAGACAAGCCTCACGTTAAAGGCGTAATCAACAGCATAAACTTCATGCAATGGGACAAAACATGCTTCGTTACTGGTGGCAGTGATCATGATGTAGTCCTTTGGACCGAACATGAGAAGGAAGACTCATGGAAACCTAATTCATTACACAGAAGTATCCATACCAGTGCTGTAATGGGAGCTGCTGGCCTGCGGGATAAGAATGTTGTAATGTCTGCTGGTGCAGACAAAAGGATTATTGGATTTGATACGACATCTGGGACAGTTGTTTACAAGCATCAGACTGAAAGCAAATGTATGAGTGTTCTAACTAATCCATGTGACTTCAACCTCTTTATGGTTCAGACAGG GACCCCAGGGCAGCAGCTGAAACTATTCGATTTCAGAACCAAGACATTGGAGATCCATAGTTTCGGGTGGAGCCAAGAGAGTAGCGAATCCCAGTCGGCCCTCATTAATCAGGCATGGTCTCCAGATGGTGTATACATAACTTCTGGCTCAGCGGATCCGGTGATTCACATCTTTGACATCAGATACAATGCTCAGAAACCATTGCAGTCACTTCATGCCCATCATAAACGAGTCCTTAAAGCTGTGTGGCACAACACTCTCCCTCTGCTTGTTTCCATTGCTTCTGACTTGAACATTGGATTGCACACATTAATCAAATAA
- the LOC140956837 gene encoding uncharacterized protein isoform X1 produces the protein MRGLPFLKKPKIEIVKTEDEEEENGDGTMEERIWKEQEIALVALIEHRNKEVEQLRERVAYYKSQLDEALMRLMDTQTELSRHRGQEISMASETFKNCIKKVKVESLASPANVSGDSAQNQFLYKPQLFGEDSIKSSGDDHSIEGRSASFLCKNGDSSRGKCHSKPQLVIPSVNPRMSHSLTMKNSGNKVSGNSAAFPTASIATPINSNGKQNGGKARKTSMQQENMESQPNGTKRKHEQKEDKDLIPLIGSMVSSQRFHCQAILLSSQHKRRLRSLELCPTNDNLFVTSALDGVVNLWQIQEKGAVADLVSTSECQSNKQRRWPEDISWHPQGNRLFSVYTADGGDSQISILKLNEGNKRTRVSFLEDKPHVKGVINSINFMQWDKTCFVTGGSDHDVVLWTEHEKEDSWKPNSLHRSIHTSAVMGAAGLRDKNVVMSAGADKRIIGFDTTSGTVVYKHQTESKCMSVLTNPCDFNLFMVQTGTPGQQLKLFDFRTKTLEIHSFGWSQESSESQSALINQAWSPDGVYITSGSADPVIHIFDIRYNAQKPLQSLHAHHKRVLKAVWHNTLPLLVSIASDLNIGLHTLIK, from the exons ATGAGAGGGCTGCCGTTTCTGAAGAAGCCCAAGATCGAAATTGTGAAAacagaagatgaagaagaagaaaatgggGATGGAACAATGGAGGAACGGATTTGGAAAGAACAAGAAATAGCACTAGTAGCCCTTATTGAACACCGTAACAAAGAAGTCGAGCAGCTTCGTGAGCGCGTTGCTTATTACAAGTCCCAG CTTGATGAAGCATTAATGAGGTTGATGGATACACAAACTGAATTGTCTCGTCATCGTGGCCAGGAAATTTCAATGGCCTcagaaacttttaaaaattgtaTTAAAAAGGTAAAAGTAGAAAGTTTAGCGAGTCCTGCCAACGTGAGTGGTGATTCTGCTCAAAACCAGTTTCTGTATAAACCACAGCTGTTTGGTGAGGATTCAATTAAGTCATCCGGAGATGATCATAGCATTGAAGGAAGATCGGCTagttttttatgtaaaaatggGGATTCTTCTCGAGGAAAATGTCACTCTAAACCACAGCTTGTGATTCCTTCTGTGAATCCAAGAATGTCGCATTCATTGACCATGAAAAATTCTGGAAATAAAGTTAGTGGAAATTCTGCTGCATTTCCTACTGCATCGATAGCCACTCCAATTAATAGCAATGGAAAGCAAAATGGAGGCAAAGCTCGTAAAACATCTATGCAGCAAGAAAACATGGAATCTCAACCTAATGGAACAAAAAGGAAGCATG AGCAAAAAGAAGATAAAGACTTGATTCCGTTGATAGGAAGCATGGTTTCATCACAAAGATTCCACTGCCAGGCCATTCTTTTATCCAGTCAACACAAAAGAAGGCTGAGAAGCCTTGAGCTTTGTCCGACAAATGATAATTTATTTGTGACCAG CGCATTGGATGGAGTGGTTAATCTGTGGCAAATCCAGGAGAAAGG TGCTGTTGCCGATCTTGTAAGTACTTCTGAATGTCAATCAAACAAGCAGAGGAGATGGCCAGAAGATATATCTTGGCATCCCCAGGGAAATAGACTTTTTTCGGTTTATACTGCAGACGGTGGAGATTCTCAGATATCAATTCTGAAactaaatgaaggaaacaag AGGACACGTGTAAGCTTTCTTGAAGACAAGCCTCACGTTAAAGGCGTAATCAACAGCATAAACTTCATGCAATGGGACAAAACATGCTTCGTTACTGGTGGCAGTGATCATGATGTAGTCCTTTGGACCGAACATGAGAAGGAAGACTCATGGAAACCTAATTCATTACACAGAAGTATCCATACCAGTGCTGTAATGGGAGCTGCTGGCCTGCGGGATAAGAATGTTGTAATGTCTGCTGGTGCAGACAAAAGGATTATTGGATTTGATACGACATCTGGGACAGTTGTTTACAAGCATCAGACTGAAAGCAAATGTATGAGTGTTCTAACTAATCCATGTGACTTCAACCTCTTTATGGTTCAGACAGG GACCCCAGGGCAGCAGCTGAAACTATTCGATTTCAGAACCAAGACATTGGAGATCCATAGTTTCGGGTGGAGCCAAGAGAGTAGCGAATCCCAGTCGGCCCTCATTAATCAGGCATGGTCTCCAGATGGTGTATACATAACTTCTGGCTCAGCGGATCCGGTGATTCACATCTTTGACATCAGATACAATGCTCAGAAACCATTGCAGTCACTTCATGCCCATCATAAACGAGTCCTTAAAGCTGTGTGGCACAACACTCTCCCTCTGCTTGTTTCCATTGCTTCTGACTTGAACATTGGATTGCACACATTAATCAAATAA
- the LOC140956837 gene encoding uncharacterized protein isoform X3, with the protein MRLMDTQTELSRHRGQEISMASETFKNCIKKVKVESLASPANVSGDSAQNQFLYKPQLFGEDSIKSSGDDHSIEGRSASFLCKNGDSSRGKCHSKPQLVIPSVNPRMSHSLTMKNSGNKVSGNSAAFPTASIATPINSNGKQNGGKARKTSMQQENMESQPNGTKRKHEQKEDKDLIPLIGSMVSSQRFHCQAILLSSQHKRRLRSLELCPTNDNLFVTSALDGVVNLWQIQEKGAVADLVSTSECQSNKQRRWPEDISWHPQGNRLFSVYTADGGDSQISILKLNEGNKRTRVSFLEDKPHVKGVINSINFMQWDKTCFVTGGSDHDVVLWTEHEKEDSWKPNSLHRSIHTSAVMGAAGLRDKNVVMSAGADKRIIGFDTTSGTVVYKHQTESKCMSVLTNPCDFNLFMVQTGTPGQQLKLFDFRTKTLEIHSFGWSQESSESQSALINQAWSPDGVYITSGSADPVIHIFDIRYNAQKPLQSLHAHHKRVLKAVWHNTLPLLVSIASDLNIGLHTLIK; encoded by the exons ATGAGGTTGATGGATACACAAACTGAATTGTCTCGTCATCGTGGCCAGGAAATTTCAATGGCCTcagaaacttttaaaaattgtaTTAAAAAGGTAAAAGTAGAAAGTTTAGCGAGTCCTGCCAACGTGAGTGGTGATTCTGCTCAAAACCAGTTTCTGTATAAACCACAGCTGTTTGGTGAGGATTCAATTAAGTCATCCGGAGATGATCATAGCATTGAAGGAAGATCGGCTagttttttatgtaaaaatggGGATTCTTCTCGAGGAAAATGTCACTCTAAACCACAGCTTGTGATTCCTTCTGTGAATCCAAGAATGTCGCATTCATTGACCATGAAAAATTCTGGAAATAAAGTTAGTGGAAATTCTGCTGCATTTCCTACTGCATCGATAGCCACTCCAATTAATAGCAATGGAAAGCAAAATGGAGGCAAAGCTCGTAAAACATCTATGCAGCAAGAAAACATGGAATCTCAACCTAATGGAACAAAAAGGAAGCATG AGCAAAAAGAAGATAAAGACTTGATTCCGTTGATAGGAAGCATGGTTTCATCACAAAGATTCCACTGCCAGGCCATTCTTTTATCCAGTCAACACAAAAGAAGGCTGAGAAGCCTTGAGCTTTGTCCGACAAATGATAATTTATTTGTGACCAG CGCATTGGATGGAGTGGTTAATCTGTGGCAAATCCAGGAGAAAGG TGCTGTTGCCGATCTTGTAAGTACTTCTGAATGTCAATCAAACAAGCAGAGGAGATGGCCAGAAGATATATCTTGGCATCCCCAGGGAAATAGACTTTTTTCGGTTTATACTGCAGACGGTGGAGATTCTCAGATATCAATTCTGAAactaaatgaaggaaacaag AGGACACGTGTAAGCTTTCTTGAAGACAAGCCTCACGTTAAAGGCGTAATCAACAGCATAAACTTCATGCAATGGGACAAAACATGCTTCGTTACTGGTGGCAGTGATCATGATGTAGTCCTTTGGACCGAACATGAGAAGGAAGACTCATGGAAACCTAATTCATTACACAGAAGTATCCATACCAGTGCTGTAATGGGAGCTGCTGGCCTGCGGGATAAGAATGTTGTAATGTCTGCTGGTGCAGACAAAAGGATTATTGGATTTGATACGACATCTGGGACAGTTGTTTACAAGCATCAGACTGAAAGCAAATGTATGAGTGTTCTAACTAATCCATGTGACTTCAACCTCTTTATGGTTCAGACAGG GACCCCAGGGCAGCAGCTGAAACTATTCGATTTCAGAACCAAGACATTGGAGATCCATAGTTTCGGGTGGAGCCAAGAGAGTAGCGAATCCCAGTCGGCCCTCATTAATCAGGCATGGTCTCCAGATGGTGTATACATAACTTCTGGCTCAGCGGATCCGGTGATTCACATCTTTGACATCAGATACAATGCTCAGAAACCATTGCAGTCACTTCATGCCCATCATAAACGAGTCCTTAAAGCTGTGTGGCACAACACTCTCCCTCTGCTTGTTTCCATTGCTTCTGACTTGAACATTGGATTGCACACATTAATCAAATAA
- the LOC140957649 gene encoding protein MHF1 homolog, with translation MASDVEREEEEDESVNQLLRDRFRLCTISIAEAEAKKNGMEVSQPIMACISDLAFKYAQQLAKDLELFAQHGPRKSVNTKDVILSAHRNDHLAASLRSFCYDLKQKMPQSEKKRRKISKKEDKSAAEVLHIADP, from the exons ATGGCAAGCGATGTGGAAAGAGAAGAGGAGGAAGATGAATCGGTTAATCAGCTCCTGAGAGATCGATTCCGACTCTGCACCATCTCCATTGCCGAAGCCGAAG CGAAGAAAAATGGCATGGAAGTTTCTCAACCGATTATGGCCTGCATATCCGATTTAGCCTTCAAATATGCGC AACAGTTAGCAAAAGACCTTGAATTATTTGCTCAGCATGGTCCTCGCAAGTCAGTGAACACGAAAGATGTCATTCTTTCTG CACATCGTAATGATCATCTTGCTGCCTCCCTAAGGTCCTTTTGCTATGATTTAAAACAAAAGATGCCTCAATCTGAGAAGAAGAGAAGGAAGATCTCGAAAAAGGAGGACAAATCAGCTGCAGAAGTGCTCCATATTGCTGATCCCTAG
- the LOC140957349 gene encoding trihelix transcription factor ASR3-like, with protein MALGSNSTQENDITSGGQPSLERSDDRNKTPRHPRWTRQETMVLAQGKKIAEERGRKGRKLGPEQAEPKWDFVSSYCMQHGVKRGAVQCRKRWSNLASDFKKIKTWESRVRNGGESYWIMQSDLRRERKLPGFFDQEVYYVLDGKGFTNAAYQLALVTTSAGENYGVEAEEEEEETETEVSDGTPATAQNGLLQDFKIGRNTGKENVLEDDKADTIPSPVPISEMRYQPYHQAYINPENKRHPGTPFWQGSMFHEGAKRRRHTSSACQNFNVETQLIKALEKNISLLNAQLEEQKVISQMDREQQKDCHNILVAALTKLTDALEKIGDKLQHQETKDA; from the exons ATGGCCCTGGGATCAAACAGTACACAAGAAAATGACATCACCTCAGGTGGCCAGCCATCTCTTGAAAGGAGTGATGACAGAAATAAAACACCGAGGCATCCCCGATGGACGCGCCAAGAGACGATGGTGCTAGCACAAGGGAAGAAGATTGCCGAGGAGAGAGGGAGAAAGGGGCGTAAGTTAGGGCCTGAGCAGGCTGAACCAAAATGGGATTTTGTTTCTTCATACTGCATGCAACATGGAGTGAAGAGAGGGGCGGTTCAATGCCGAAAGAGGTGGAGCAATCTTGCCAGTGATTTCAAGAAGATAAAAACGTGGGAGTCCCGGGTACGAAATGGAGGTGAATCTTATTGGATCATGCAAAGTGATTTGAGGAGGGAGAGAAAACTTCCGGGTTTCTTCGACCAAGAAGTATATTATGTGTTGGATGGAAAGGGATTTACAAATGCGGCGTATCAACTTGCACTCGTGACAACAAGTGCAGGTGAAAATTATGGTGTGGAGGCAGAAGAAGAGGAGGAGGAGACGGAAACGGAGGTGAGCGATGGTACTCCTGCTACAGCACAGAATGGTTTGCttcaagattttaaaattgGGAGAAACACAGGAAAGGAAAACGTTCTGGAGGATGATAAAGCAGATACAATTCCTTCTCCAGTCCCCATTTCAG AGATGAGATATCAACCATATCACCAGGCATACATAAATCCAG AAAACAAGAGACACCCAGGCACCCCGTTTTGGCAAGGTTCAATGTTTCACGAGGGAGCGAAGAGAAGAAGACACACATCTAGTGCTTGCCAAAACTTCAATGTGGAAACCCAATTGATCAAAGCtctagaaaaaaatattagtctGCTGAATGCACAGCTAGAAGAGCAAAAGGTTATCAGTCAAATGGACAGAGAGCAGCAAAAGGACTGTCACAACATTTTAGTCGCAGCTCTTACCAAGCTTACAGATGCTCTTGAAAAAATTGGAGACAAGTTGCAACATCAAGAAACCAAAGATGCCTAA
- the LOC140957350 gene encoding magnesium protoporphyrin IX methyltransferase, chloroplastic, which yields MASSVFFAPLHYPLLNPTNNRSRKPLYNTAAVPPLSTAADLSAVANTLDSTTIAVIGGGSVAALAAVLSLADPEKRRQMQAEEVGGGDKEVVREYFNNDGFQRWRRIYGETDDVNKVQLDIRIGHSKTVENAMKMLLDEGPLNGVTVCDAGCGTGSMSIPLAKEGAVVAASDISAAMVAEAEKLAREELLQGKDDISPGLVLPTFQAKDLESLDGKYDTVICLDVLIHYPQSKADAMIAHLASLAENRLILSFAPKTLYYNLLKRVGELFPGPSKATRAYLHSEADVERALQKVGWRIRKRGLITTQFYFSRLVEAVPA from the exons ATGGCTTCCTCTGTTTTCTTTGCTCCGCTCCACTACCCACTCCTCAATCCGACCAACAACCGCTCACGCAAGCCCCTCTATAACACTGCCGCAGTCCCGCCGCTTTCTACTGCGGCTGACTTATCAGCCGTGGCGAACACCTtagacagcaccaccattgcCGTTATCGGCGGTGGCTCAGTTGCCGCTCTCGCAGCCGTTCTATCCCTCGCCGATCCGGAGAAGCGGCGGCAAATGCAGGCGGAGGAGGTTGGCGGCGGGGACAAGGAGGTGGTGAGGGAGTACTTCAACAATGATGGGTTCCAGCGTTGGAGGAGAATTTACGGAGAAACCGATGATGTTAACAAGGTGCAGCTTGATATCAGGATTGGGCATTCAAAAACTGTTGAGAATGCAATGAAGATGCTGCTGGACGAGGGGCCGTTGAACGGGGTTACGGTTTGCGACGCTGGGTGTGGAACGGGTTCGATGTCTATTCCGTTGGCGAAGGAAGGAGCCGTTGTGGCAGCGAGTGATATTTCAGCTGCCATGGTTGCTGAGGCTGAGAAATTG GCACGAGAAGAGCTTCTACAAGGCAAGGATGATATATCCCCAGGACTCGTATTACCGACTTTTCAGGCCAAGGATTTAGAGAGTTTGGATGGTAAGTATGATACAGTAATCTGCTTAGATGTTTTGATCCACTACCCACAAAGCAAGGCTGATGCAATGATTGCCCACCTTGCTTCCTTGGCCGAGAATCGGTTGATTCTGAGCTTTGCTCCAAAGACATTATATTATAATCTTCTAAAAAGAGTTGGGGAATTGTTCCCCGGGCCTTCCAAGGCAACAAGAGCTTACCTCCATTCCGAGGCTGATGTTGAGCGAGCATTGCAAAAGGTTGGTTGGAGGATAAGAAAAAGAGGTTTGATTACAACACAATTTTACTTTTCGAGGCTTGTTGAGGCTGTTCCTGCATAG